CAAAAGGTATAAAATCAGTTCGGAGCCGCGTTGCGAATATCTCGGAATTTCTAACAGAACCGTTGACGATGGAACAATTCGTCGACCATCTCCTTGCCTCAATCTACGAAGGCAAAGAAATTGAACGGTATATCTTAACGGAAGAAGACTGGGATAAAGTACGCGCCATCTCAGCAGAACGTTATGGCAACTGGGAATGGAACTTCGGGAAATCACCGAAATTCGACGTCATCCATAAGAAACGTTTCCCGATCGGGACGATAGACTTCCGATTGAATGTCAAAAAAGGCATCATCGAAGATGCGAAGATTTATGGCGACTTCTTCGGGGTCGAGGATGCGGAAGAAATTGCACGGGCGCTAGAAGGTTCGCGTTATGATCGCGCTTCACTACGTGAAGTTCTTGGTCGTTATGAATTGAAAAAATATTTCGGCGCTGTCGAACTAGATGAAGTGCTAGACGTTTTAGCATAAGTCTTTATGGGAAAACTCCTTCTATCAACTGCATAGGGGGAGTTTTTTTCATGGGCTACAATAAAGATAACTTTTTAGAAGGTTCGTTAACGGACTTTATTGATTTTGAACGCATTTCTGAAGGATTACCGAAGACAGAGGACGAACAGCCACTACCATATTATGAACGTGATGATTATAAGGCGGCAGGAAAATTAGAAGGTAAGGTCGCGATCGTCACAGGAGGTAATTCTGGGATTGGACGCGCTGTCTCAATTGCTTATGTCCGAGAAGGGGCAAAGGTCGTGATTGCTTTTTATGGCGATCAAGAGGGGGCGGAAGAAACAAAAGCACGCCTTGAAGAATTAGGAGGCGAAGTCCTACTTTCTAAAGGGGATATCGGAGATGCGGATTATTGTGAAACACTCGTCCAAAAAACGATCGACCGTTTTGGTCGCTTAGATATCATCGTCAACAATGCAAGTATGCAAAAACCAGAAGATAGTCTGAAGGACATCACGGATGAATCGATGGAGAAGACATTTAAGACGAACATCTTTGGCATGATGCGTCTTGCACGTGCTGCTTTACCGCACCTTTCACTAGGCTCTGCCATCATCAATACGACATCTTCGACGGCATACGAGGGGAACGCATTACTAATCGATTACTCTGCTACTAAAGGAGCCATCGTTAGCTTCACGCGGAGTCTTTCAATGAATCTGGCAAAAGAGGGCATTCGTGTCAACGCCGTCGCGCCAGGTCCGATCTGGACACCACTCATCACAGAGACGTTCCCGGATGAATCAGTCAAGACATTCGGAAAAAACACACCGATGGATCGTCCAGGTCAGCCGGCTGAGATGGCATCTGCTTATGTTTTCCTCGCATGTAATGATTCGAGTTATATGACAGGGCAAGTTCTTCACTTAAACGGTGGCGTCATCGTCAACGGTTAAAAAGAAACTCGGTGAAAACGTTTCCAAAAAGTGTTACACTATCCATACGGTCGCTTTTGACTACGTATGGATTTTTTTTACGTAAAAAATGAATAGTCATTCATTCGAAAGGGGAA
This window of the Exiguobacterium acetylicum genome carries:
- a CDS encoding SDR family oxidoreductase, with the protein product MGYNKDNFLEGSLTDFIDFERISEGLPKTEDEQPLPYYERDDYKAAGKLEGKVAIVTGGNSGIGRAVSIAYVREGAKVVIAFYGDQEGAEETKARLEELGGEVLLSKGDIGDADYCETLVQKTIDRFGRLDIIVNNASMQKPEDSLKDITDESMEKTFKTNIFGMMRLARAALPHLSLGSAIINTTSSTAYEGNALLIDYSATKGAIVSFTRSLSMNLAKEGIRVNAVAPGPIWTPLITETFPDESVKTFGKNTPMDRPGQPAEMASAYVFLACNDSSYMTGQVLHLNGGVIVNG